Within the Mycobacterium gordonae genome, the region CGCGTACAGAGCCCGCGGCAGGCCGGCCTGATACAGCAATTCGGCGCAGGCCAGCGCGCAGTACGGGGTCTGACTGTCGGGCTTGAGCACCACCGCGTTGCCGGCCAGCAGTGCGGGAACGGAGTCCGATGCGGTCAGCGTCATCGGGTAGTTCCACGGGGAGATGACCCCGACCACACCCTTGGGTTGATACCCGACGGTGGTCTTTCCGATCGCGGGCAGCAGCGCCTGGACCTTCTGCGGCTTGAGCAGCTTGGCGGTGACGCGCACGTAATAGTTCGCGTTCGCCATCAGGTCGACGATCTCCTCCTGCGCGGCCCAACGGGCCTTTCCGGCCTCGGCCTGCAGCAAATCCATCAGGAAATCGCGATTCTCGATGACAAGGTCGCGGTAGCGGCGGATGACGTCGATGCGCTCGCTGACAGGGCGCTTTGCCCACTCGACCTGCGCCGCGCGGGCCTGGGCGAACGCGGCAGTGACATCGTCGGCCGTGGCAACCGGGATGGTGGTCAGCGGCTTGCCGGTGAAGACTTCCTCGATCGTCTTGGTCGGGCGTTCGTTGACATCCTTGATCGCGGCAAGCTGACGTAGGCGGTCGAAGACCTCGGCTGACGGTGCGGGCATATCGGTACCTCTCGAAGAACACGGGGTGTCTGTGACCTCAGCCTATCCGTCGCGACAGTGCGAGAGTTCCGCGTCGCCGAGCCGGCGCTCTGGCTTCACGCGGGGCGGCTCGAAAGGCGTTGCGCGATCGCTCCGTATCGCTCGAACCTGGCAGGATCGCTCAAGGCGTTGTAGAGAACGATGCGACTGGCGGTTCCCTCGTACTTGCCGACCAGCGCATCGGCCAGTCCGTCCCACGTCGACTCGGTGGCGAATACGGCGATGTGATCGTCGGTGATCTGGGCCGCCATCCCCTTGAAGTCGCCGGCTTTCTGCTTTTCCCGGATGCGGGCCGTGGTGCCCTCGAACCCAGCTTCGTCCAGAATGAAGGCGTAGTTGGGCGTGCTGGCATAGAAGCTGAGACTGGCTCGCACGATTTCCCGCTCGTTGTGCCGCTCTTCGTCGGTGTCGCCGACGATCGTCATGACCGGCACGATCACCGCGATGTCTGACGTCTCGCGGCCCGACTTCGCGGCCCCTGCGGCGACGTTCGGTGCGACGTGGCGCGCGAGATAGCCTGGTTCGCCGAGCGGATGGACATGGACTCCGTCGGCAACTTCGCCGGCCATCCGCAGCATCCAGGGATTCACCGCTGCGATGTCGACTTTGGGATCCGCCTCGTCGATAGGGCCGGCACTCCACTGCGGAGTGATGAAATCGAGGTCGTAGAACTCGCCGTGGTGGTCGAGCTTGCCGGTGCGGAACGCGCCGAAGCACGCTTTGACCGCGCGCACATAGTCGCGCAGGCGCGGCCCCGGCCGCTCGAACGGCACACCGTAGCGCCGCACCACGTGGGTGCGGACCTGGGTGCCGAGCCCGAGCCGGAAGTTGCCGTTGGTCGCCTCCTGCAGTTCCCATGCCGCCGCCGCGGTGACGAACGGGCTGCGCGGGAAAGCGACGGCCACCCCCGTGGACAGCTCCAGCCCGGGAGCCGCCTGGGACGCCACGGCGGCGTTCAGATAGGCGGTGCGTCCCGTTTCGGTGAACAACAGGCCGGAGAATCCGGCCGCGTGGGTGCGTTTGGCGGTGTTGCCGATCTGTGCGAGCGGTTGCGGAACGGTCATCGCGTCGACATGCACGGTGGAACGCTACCTCCGAATGCCCGGCGCCCGCATCGGCACCGTCGACGAGGATCGGATTGCACCACCATGATCGTGTTGGCCCGATCACGTGGCCGACGGTCGGTTATCGGCTCGATTGGGGCCAGCACGGTTTGACTGGACGTCAACACGGCGAATCCCTCATCCGATTGAGACACAAGAAATCCGCAAGAAGTTCGCGAACTTGTGGCAAGCGTTGTGGCGCAGCATATGTGAAGTCCGTCGAGTGCGAACTGATCCCAGGATCGGTAGCGGCGAGACGGATGCCCAATTGACCTTGACGGCCGGGAGCTCAGTACCGGGAGACAAGGCCCATGATGCACCCGCACGGCGAGCCGGCCCGAGCCAGATATCGCAGCTCCGTCTGGCCCCGAGGTGAAGGTTGCTGGTGCTATGTTGACGACGCTGTCGGACTTGACCGTGATCCATTCCCGCTCGGTAGTGAGGAGTACGAGTGAGTGCCAACCCATTCGACGACGACAATGGTCGCTTCTTCGTGCTCATAAACGACGAGGAGCAGCACAGCCTTTGGCCGGAGTTCGCCGACGTGCCCGCCGGCTGGCGGGTGGTGTACGGCCTGTCGGATCGGGCCGCGTGCCTGGAATACATCGAGCAGAACTGGCCCGACATCCGGCCGAAAAGCCTGCGCGAAAGGCTGGCGCAGGACGCGGGCCGCTGACTCACCGGCCGTCTTAAGGCAAGAGCGGCACTATGACAACAATTGAGGGCGAACTCCAGCAGCGCGGTTCCGATGGCAGGTCGGTCGAACAGGTTCTGATCGATATCTACCGGCAGGTGCTCGGAGTGGAGCACGTGGGCGTCGACCAATCGTTCTTCGACCTCGGCGGGGATTCGCTGGCGGCGATGCGGGTGGTCGTCGCCGTCAACGCCGCCCTGAACGCCGATCTGCGAGTGGGTGCGTTGTTCGACGCGCCGACGATCACCCAGTTGGCGTCGCGCATCGCCGGCGATTCGGGATGTCTCAAACCCTTGCGCGCCGTCCCACGGCCCGCGGTCGTGCCGTTGTCGTATGCACAGAGTCGCTTGTGGTTCATCGACCAATTGCAGGGCGCCTCACCCGTATACAACCGGGCGGTGGCGTTGCGGCTGCGCGGGAAGCTTGACGAGCAGGCGTTGGGCATCGGCCTCAGCGACGTGGTTCGCCGGCACCAAGCCCTGCGGACGGTGTTTCC harbors:
- a CDS encoding TIGR03617 family F420-dependent LLM class oxidoreductase, which gives rise to MHVDAMTVPQPLAQIGNTAKRTHAAGFSGLLFTETGRTAYLNAAVASQAAPGLELSTGVAVAFPRSPFVTAAAAWELQEATNGNFRLGLGTQVRTHVVRRYGVPFERPGPRLRDYVRAVKACFGAFRTGKLDHHGEFYDLDFITPQWSAGPIDEADPKVDIAAVNPWMLRMAGEVADGVHVHPLGEPGYLARHVAPNVAAGAAKSGRETSDIAVIVPVMTIVGDTDEERHNEREIVRASLSFYASTPNYAFILDEAGFEGTTARIREKQKAGDFKGMAAQITDDHIAVFATESTWDGLADALVGKYEGTASRIVLYNALSDPARFERYGAIAQRLSSRPA
- a CDS encoding MbtH family protein, whose translation is MSANPFDDDNGRFFVLINDEEQHSLWPEFADVPAGWRVVYGLSDRAACLEYIEQNWPDIRPKSLRERLAQDAGR